Proteins encoded together in one Polaribacter reichenbachii window:
- a CDS encoding outer membrane beta-barrel protein, with translation MKYKKRFLNNCINKCLLLIGFIGFSISIQAQNSGIKGIVTDNQKIPLEMVSVAILSPKDSTFLSYATTDLKGIFHLQDVPKDTVIIQLNLLGFTQYSKKLVYNNSLIDLKTIVLEDDVSSLDEIVIAAVVPIQIKKDTVSYNANSFKVNHDDNIEGLLGKLPGMEIEDGKIISQGNAVTKIMIDGKEFFGGDPSIVLKNISADAIAKVEVIDKKSDEAELTGVSDGNKQIVINFTLKKTKKNRGFGKVSGGLGLDNRYFGNANYNQFNSKTQLSVIGKFNNINITGSNIQGFLENADGVADESEDDTNDNFNIKQKSLSGFLETKVTGVHYGRELKKRESLNADYFYNASENSGISETNRINFTNTNNFNFKSTNDYLNTTNNHNFNFNYENKANKTHTIKLRGRFYTDDRNYNLDRKGVYENENNEIVTENNLLSNNTTFKKYGNINFNLYRRLLKKGRSFNTGFNWVVNNYDRENDQHTFITRNINTDTPVYQEIIALRDEESSSSNFNLRFKYTEPLGGNHYLNAEVNASFYDVDESTDQSRTTIKTTIEEDFIKFDYTFFQNIMRTKLFHSYNTPKINISTTMELYNLRREFGQEIDQIYTKEKLYVTPSFFFQYKPNRGEKLRFTYRRVIRAPRPRETNPFINDLSPYFIRTGNVDLQPEKVHSFVSFYNVNSSNSSINFNTRLQYNYSTDAIIRSYTIDDDYIRTSSYQNNGERHRLNAQVRFSKKLNKLGVRFNLNNRFFYNSANSIVNFNLNKIESQDISTNFVIQNTRKRKVDLKAGVFYGVNNTSFSIEKDLDRKFTTQKYFGMVDVDATKRLNLNTQLDYIIYNDDKFDIHQELPIWNAAMSYSLSPKNNIVKLVLIDLLNKNVDVFRRSTDNFFEETIGQSLGRYVILSYTYRLNNGKRKPKRKSS, from the coding sequence ATGAAGTACAAGAAAAGATTTTTAAATAACTGCATCAATAAATGTTTGCTTTTAATTGGTTTTATAGGTTTTTCTATAAGTATACAAGCTCAAAATAGCGGAATTAAAGGTATAGTTACAGATAATCAAAAAATACCTTTAGAAATGGTTTCTGTGGCAATTTTAAGTCCTAAAGATTCTACTTTTTTAAGTTATGCTACTACAGATTTAAAAGGAATATTCCATTTACAAGATGTGCCAAAAGATACAGTTATAATTCAGTTGAATTTATTGGGTTTTACACAGTATTCTAAAAAGTTGGTTTATAACAATAGTTTAATCGATTTAAAAACGATTGTCTTAGAAGATGATGTTAGTAGTTTAGATGAAATTGTAATAGCTGCTGTTGTTCCTATTCAAATAAAAAAAGATACCGTAAGTTATAATGCTAATTCTTTTAAAGTAAATCACGATGATAATATTGAGGGTTTATTAGGTAAACTACCAGGTATGGAGATTGAGGATGGTAAAATAATATCTCAAGGAAATGCTGTTACCAAAATAATGATTGATGGTAAAGAATTCTTTGGTGGTGATCCATCCATCGTATTAAAAAATATTTCTGCAGATGCAATTGCAAAAGTAGAGGTAATTGATAAAAAAAGTGACGAAGCAGAACTTACAGGTGTAAGTGATGGTAACAAACAAATTGTAATTAATTTTACTTTAAAAAAGACGAAAAAGAATCGTGGTTTTGGTAAAGTGTCAGGAGGTTTAGGTTTAGATAATCGTTATTTTGGTAATGCAAATTACAATCAATTTAATTCTAAAACGCAACTATCTGTAATTGGTAAATTCAATAATATTAACATTACAGGTTCTAATATTCAGGGTTTTTTAGAAAATGCAGATGGTGTTGCAGATGAATCTGAAGATGATACCAATGATAATTTTAATATTAAACAGAAGAGTTTAAGTGGTTTTTTAGAAACCAAAGTTACTGGTGTACATTATGGTAGAGAGCTAAAAAAGCGAGAATCTTTAAATGCAGATTATTTTTACAATGCATCAGAAAATAGCGGAATTTCAGAAACCAACAGAATAAATTTTACAAATACTAATAACTTTAATTTCAAATCCACTAACGATTATTTAAATACTACAAACAATCATAATTTCAATTTTAATTACGAAAACAAAGCCAATAAAACCCATACAATAAAGCTTCGTGGTCGTTTTTATACAGATGATAGAAATTATAATTTAGACAGAAAAGGTGTTTACGAGAATGAAAATAATGAGATAGTAACAGAGAATAATCTATTATCAAACAATACTACTTTTAAAAAATATGGGAATATAAATTTTAATCTTTACAGGCGTTTGCTAAAAAAAGGAAGAAGTTTTAATACAGGTTTTAATTGGGTTGTAAATAATTACGATAGAGAAAATGATCAACACACTTTTATCACCAGAAATATTAATACAGATACACCTGTTTATCAAGAAATAATTGCGTTAAGAGATGAAGAGAGTAGCTCTAGTAATTTTAACTTAAGATTTAAATATACAGAACCACTAGGAGGTAATCATTATTTAAATGCAGAGGTTAATGCTAGTTTTTATGATGTAGATGAAAGTACAGATCAATCCAGAACAACGATAAAAACAACAATAGAAGAAGATTTTATAAAGTTCGATTATACATTTTTTCAGAATATAATGCGAACTAAACTTTTTCATAGTTACAATACGCCTAAAATTAATATTTCTACAACAATGGAGTTGTATAATTTAAGGAGAGAGTTTGGTCAAGAAATCGACCAAATTTATACCAAAGAAAAATTGTATGTAACTCCATCTTTTTTCTTTCAATATAAACCCAATAGAGGAGAAAAGCTTAGGTTTACCTATAGAAGAGTAATTAGAGCTCCAAGACCACGTGAAACAAATCCGTTTATTAACGATTTAAGTCCGTATTTTATCAGAACAGGTAATGTAGATTTACAACCAGAAAAAGTGCATTCTTTTGTTTCTTTTTACAATGTTAACAGTTCAAATTCATCTATAAATTTTAATACAAGACTGCAATATAATTATTCTACGGATGCAATTATTAGAAGTTATACGATAGATGATGATTATATTAGAACCAGCAGTTATCAAAATAATGGAGAAAGGCATCGTTTAAATGCTCAAGTTCGTTTTTCAAAAAAACTGAATAAATTAGGAGTTCGTTTTAATTTAAATAATCGATTTTTTTACAATTCTGCAAACTCAATAGTTAATTTTAATTTAAATAAAATCGAATCTCAAGATATCTCTACAAACTTTGTAATTCAGAATACAAGAAAGAGAAAAGTGGATTTGAAAGCTGGTGTTTTTTATGGTGTAAATAATACAAGTTTTTCTATAGAAAAAGATTTGGATAGAAAATTTACAACACAAAAATATTTTGGAATGGTAGATGTTGATGCTACCAAAAGACTAAATCTAAACACACAATTAGATTATATTATTTATAATGATGATAAGTTTGATATTCATCAAGAACTACCAATTTGGAATGCAGCAATGTCTTATTCATTGTCTCCAAAAAATAACATTGTAAAATTGGTATTAATCGATTTATTAAATAAAAATGTAGATGTTTTTAGAAGAAGTACAGATAATTTTTTCGAAGAAACTATAGGACAAAGTTTAGGTAGGTATGTAATTTTAAGTTACACTTACAGACTAAATAACGGAAAAAGAAAGCCTAAACGTAAAAGTAGTTAG
- the trxA gene encoding thioredoxin gives MALEITDANFDEVVLKSDKPVLVDFWAAWCGPCRMVGPIVDEIHAEYDGKAVVGKVDVDANQEFAAKYGVRNIPTVLIFKNGEVVDKQVGVAPKNVYTGKIDAAI, from the coding sequence ATGGCATTAGAAATAACAGACGCAAATTTTGATGAAGTAGTATTAAAATCAGACAAACCAGTATTAGTAGATTTTTGGGCAGCTTGGTGTGGACCTTGTAGAATGGTTGGGCCAATTGTTGATGAAATTCACGCAGAATACGATGGTAAAGCTGTAGTTGGTAAAGTTGATGTTGATGCAAATCAAGAATTTGCTGCAAAATATGGTGTAAGAAATATACCAACTGTTTTAATCTTTAAAAACGGAGAAGTTGTAGACAAGCAAGTAGGTGTAGCACCTAAAAATGTTTACACAGGTAAAATAGATGCTGCTATTTAG
- a CDS encoding formylglycine-generating enzyme family protein encodes MIQYSKKSFFYFTSILLSLVLLISSCKNEAKKPADNNTSSAIETPKNMIWVAGKTFIRGAKESDKFAMPREKPAHKVTVDGFYIDVNEVTNKQYADFVKATDYITVAERKIDWEEMKAQLPPGTPKPHDSILQPGSLIFNKNVNAVANMNNYQQWWTWKIGADWRHPSGPESSIEGKDNYPVVHIALEDALAYCKWANRRLPTEAEWESAAQGNNTNTIYTWGNDASILNSNANTWQGVFPTKNESKDGFEFISATKSYPPNSIGLYDMLGNVWELTSDLFNVNHYQELDISQPLLNPRGAERSYSPSNPYQVEHVMKGGSFLCHESYCASFRISAKMGVAIDSGSDHMGFRTVATPEMLTSK; translated from the coding sequence ATGATACAATACTCTAAAAAAAGCTTTTTCTATTTTACTTCTATTTTACTTTCATTGGTTTTATTAATATCTAGCTGTAAAAACGAAGCTAAAAAACCTGCGGACAACAATACATCATCAGCAATAGAAACACCTAAAAACATGATTTGGGTAGCAGGAAAAACTTTTATAAGAGGTGCAAAAGAATCTGATAAATTTGCTATGCCCAGAGAAAAACCTGCGCATAAAGTTACTGTTGATGGTTTTTATATTGATGTAAATGAAGTTACCAATAAACAATACGCCGATTTTGTGAAAGCAACTGATTATATAACTGTTGCAGAGCGCAAAATTGATTGGGAAGAAATGAAAGCTCAATTACCTCCAGGAACTCCAAAACCTCACGATTCTATTTTACAACCTGGTAGTTTAATTTTTAATAAAAATGTAAACGCAGTTGCAAATATGAACAATTATCAACAATGGTGGACTTGGAAAATTGGTGCTGATTGGAGACATCCTTCAGGACCAGAATCTTCTATTGAAGGTAAAGATAATTACCCTGTTGTACATATTGCTCTAGAAGATGCTTTGGCTTACTGTAAATGGGCCAACAGACGTTTACCTACAGAAGCAGAGTGGGAATCTGCTGCTCAAGGTAACAACACAAATACTATTTATACTTGGGGGAATGATGCATCAATTTTAAACTCAAATGCAAATACTTGGCAAGGTGTTTTTCCTACTAAAAATGAATCTAAAGATGGTTTTGAATTTATTTCTGCTACCAAATCTTACCCACCAAATAGTATTGGTTTGTATGATATGCTAGGGAATGTTTGGGAATTAACAAGCGATTTATTTAACGTAAATCATTATCAAGAATTAGATATTTCTCAACCTCTTTTAAATCCTAGAGGAGCTGAAAGATCTTATAGTCCAAGTAATCCTTATCAAGTAGAACACGTTATGAAAGGTGGTTCTTTTTTATGCCACGAGTCGTATTGTGCAAGTTTTAGAATATCAGCAAAAATGGGCGTAGCTATAGATTCTGGTTCAGACCATATGGGTTTTAGAACTGTTGCTACTCCAGAAATGTTAACATCAAAATAA
- a CDS encoding DUF58 domain-containing protein: MKLSEVKSSEIKNLDLLAKQVVEGFITGIHKSPFHGFSVEFSEHKLYNKGESTRHIDWKLFAKTEKLYTKKYEEETNLRCHIIIDNSASMHYPIVKKQTINQLNKVGFSAIAAASLMEILKRQRDAVGLSIYSDRYEYYAPEKGSERHRKMLLNQLEQLLVSNSTSNTETYQYLHEIAEKIHRRSLIFLFTDMFQTSKEDEVLFDALRHLKYNKHEVVLFHTYDEKTEVGFNFDNAPKKFVDVETGEEINVFAENVQEKYKELAQSYFKSLKNKCLQYKIDYVPLDINKGYNDILTAYLLQRKKNK, encoded by the coding sequence ATGAAACTCTCTGAAGTAAAATCATCAGAAATTAAAAATCTAGATTTGTTGGCAAAACAAGTGGTAGAAGGTTTTATTACGGGGATTCATAAAAGTCCGTTTCACGGATTTTCTGTAGAGTTTTCTGAACATAAATTATACAATAAAGGCGAAAGTACACGTCATATAGATTGGAAATTATTTGCCAAAACAGAAAAGCTCTACACCAAAAAATACGAAGAAGAAACCAATTTAAGATGCCATATCATTATCGATAATTCTGCTTCTATGCATTATCCTATAGTAAAAAAGCAGACAATTAACCAATTAAATAAAGTAGGTTTTTCGGCAATTGCAGCAGCTTCTTTAATGGAAATTCTAAAAAGACAAAGAGATGCTGTGGGTTTAAGTATTTATTCTGATAGGTATGAATATTATGCTCCAGAAAAAGGAAGTGAGCGCCACAGAAAAATGTTATTGAATCAATTAGAGCAATTGTTGGTTTCAAATTCTACATCAAACACAGAAACTTATCAATATTTACACGAGATTGCAGAAAAGATTCACAGAAGATCTTTAATTTTTTTGTTTACTGATATGTTTCAAACCTCTAAAGAAGATGAAGTGCTTTTTGATGCATTAAGACATTTAAAATATAATAAACACGAAGTCGTTTTGTTTCATACTTATGATGAAAAAACAGAAGTCGGTTTTAATTTTGATAATGCCCCAAAGAAATTTGTAGATGTAGAAACTGGCGAAGAAATAAATGTTTTTGCAGAGAATGTACAAGAAAAATATAAAGAATTAGCTCAGTCATATTTTAAAAGTTTGAAAAATAAATGTTTACAATATAAAATTGATTATGTTCCTTTAGATATTAACAAAGGCTACAATGATATTTTAACAGCTTATTTACTTCAAAGAAAAAAAAATAAATAA
- a CDS encoding M1 family metallopeptidase, with product MNKYIFFLCFLFFISCDKIEDESKSKVETGISLELAKYRKLQISDVVYNLHFKIPEEKQAAIASRLQMLFKVNDLKENFLLDFNEEATKLKSLNINGKTVEINAFNEHIIIDKTDLVLGNNTLEISFDAGEQSLNRNDEFLYTLLVPDRASTLFPCLDQPDIKAKYNLRITAPKDWKVLAGAFEESAIEVGDFIEHTFATSDLMSTYLFSFVAGKFTEETKNPGAFDMRFLYRENSKEKIDESVDRVYKIHQNAIDFLEDYTAVDFPYQKMDFAAIPPFQYGGMEHVGAIQYRQSSLFLDKNATQNQKLGRAKLIAHETSHMWFGDLVTMRWFNDVWMKEVFANFMADKIVNPVYPEINHTLSFMMSHYPSAYSEDRTKGTNPIRQNLDNLKNAGSLYGRIIYNKAPIMMRQLETLLGKDAFQEGIQDYIKTYKNSNADWEELVAILDEKSTDDIKTWSDVWVNSSGRPIFTEEIEYNSRGHVTKFILHQNAEDGSDKIWTQSFKIQLRDARGFIKNINIKNMGKSFDVTEAVKGFKPGQILYNTNGFGYGVFPIYKDEVYTYKDVKDEVSRGYQFINLYENMLIGEIAPIEVYKFYLEDVRQENNELILGYITNGLNTIFWKFLNEKQREDWLPITEKVLKETLSKNKPKNIKKIVYNLLSKVGYNKSSQKTLYALWSKEGEVENLFLNENDYTALAMKLAIYEHPKSKEILEQQLIRISNPDRAKRFSWLLPSLAPKSTDRDLFMTSLLDKENRQNESWVLAALNNIHHPLRQTAASKHLRPMLAKLEEVQLTGDIFFPKRWLTSSFGHYSSIEANDIVEEFRRENPNYNPVLINKLLQSTDDSFKAEKIRKVE from the coding sequence ATGAATAAATACATCTTTTTTTTGTGCTTTCTTTTTTTTATTTCTTGTGATAAAATAGAAGATGAATCAAAATCTAAAGTAGAAACAGGTATTTCTCTTGAACTAGCCAAATACAGAAAACTGCAAATTTCTGATGTTGTTTATAATTTACACTTTAAAATACCAGAAGAAAAACAAGCTGCTATAGCCTCTAGATTGCAAATGCTTTTTAAGGTAAACGATTTAAAAGAAAACTTTCTATTAGATTTTAATGAAGAAGCTACTAAACTTAAATCGTTAAATATAAATGGAAAAACGGTTGAAATAAATGCATTTAATGAGCATATTATTATTGATAAAACAGACTTAGTTTTAGGTAATAATACACTTGAAATTTCTTTTGATGCTGGTGAACAATCTTTAAATAGAAATGATGAGTTTTTGTACACGCTTTTAGTGCCAGATAGAGCAAGTACATTGTTTCCTTGTTTAGATCAACCAGATATTAAAGCAAAATATAATTTAAGAATTACAGCTCCAAAAGATTGGAAGGTTTTAGCTGGTGCTTTTGAAGAAAGTGCTATAGAAGTTGGTGATTTTATAGAACATACTTTTGCAACTTCAGATTTAATGAGTACTTATTTGTTTTCTTTTGTAGCTGGTAAGTTTACAGAAGAAACTAAAAATCCTGGTGCTTTTGACATGCGTTTTTTATACAGAGAAAACAGCAAAGAAAAGATTGACGAAAGTGTAGATAGAGTTTACAAAATTCATCAAAATGCTATCGATTTTTTAGAAGATTATACAGCTGTAGATTTCCCATATCAAAAAATGGATTTTGCTGCAATTCCGCCTTTTCAATATGGAGGGATGGAACACGTTGGTGCAATTCAGTACAGACAATCTTCTTTGTTTTTAGATAAAAATGCAACTCAAAATCAGAAATTAGGAAGAGCAAAATTAATTGCCCACGAAACATCGCATATGTGGTTTGGAGATTTGGTTACAATGCGTTGGTTTAATGATGTTTGGATGAAAGAGGTTTTTGCTAATTTTATGGCAGATAAAATTGTAAATCCTGTTTATCCAGAGATAAATCATACGTTAAGTTTTATGATGTCTCATTACCCAAGTGCTTACTCAGAAGATAGGACAAAAGGTACAAATCCTATTCGTCAAAACTTAGACAATTTAAAAAATGCAGGTTCTTTATATGGTAGAATTATCTACAATAAAGCACCAATTATGATGCGTCAATTAGAAACTTTATTAGGTAAAGATGCTTTTCAAGAAGGAATTCAAGATTATATAAAAACCTATAAAAATTCTAATGCAGATTGGGAGGAATTGGTTGCTATTTTAGATGAAAAATCTACAGATGATATTAAAACTTGGTCAGATGTTTGGGTAAATTCATCAGGTAGACCAATTTTTACTGAAGAAATTGAATACAATTCAAGAGGACATGTTACGAAATTCATCCTTCATCAAAATGCAGAAGATGGTTCAGATAAAATTTGGACACAATCTTTTAAAATACAATTAAGAGATGCAAGAGGTTTTATAAAGAACATCAACATAAAAAATATGGGCAAATCTTTTGATGTTACAGAAGCTGTGAAAGGTTTTAAACCTGGGCAAATTTTGTACAATACAAACGGATTTGGTTATGGCGTTTTTCCTATTTATAAAGACGAAGTTTATACCTATAAAGATGTAAAAGATGAGGTTTCTAGAGGATATCAGTTCATAAATTTATATGAGAATATGTTAATTGGTGAAATCGCCCCTATTGAAGTATATAAATTTTATTTAGAGGATGTTAGACAAGAAAATAATGAGCTGATTTTAGGATATATAACCAATGGTTTAAATACAATTTTCTGGAAATTTTTAAATGAAAAACAAAGAGAAGATTGGTTGCCGATTACAGAAAAAGTATTAAAAGAAACTTTGTCTAAAAACAAACCTAAAAATATTAAGAAAATAGTATATAATTTGTTATCTAAAGTGGGCTATAATAAATCTTCTCAGAAAACATTATACGCACTTTGGAGCAAAGAAGGTGAAGTTGAAAATCTCTTTTTAAATGAAAATGATTACACTGCTTTAGCAATGAAGTTAGCTATTTACGAGCATCCAAAATCAAAAGAAATATTAGAGCAACAATTAATAAGAATATCTAACCCAGATAGAGCAAAACGATTTAGTTGGCTTTTACCATCTTTAGCACCAAAATCTACAGATAGAGATCTATTTATGACATCGCTTTTAGATAAAGAAAACCGACAAAATGAATCTTGGGTATTGGCTGCTTTAAATAATATTCATCATCCTTTAAGGCAAACTGCAGCGTCTAAACATTTAAGACCAATGTTGGCTAAATTAGAAGAAGTACAACTTACAGGTGATATTTTCTTCCCAAAAAGATGGTTAACATCGTCATTTGGGCATTACTCATCTATAGAAGCCAATGATATTGTAGAAGAATTTAGAAGAGAAAACCCTAATTATAATCCTGTTTTAATCAATAAATTATTGCAAAGTACAGATGATAGTTTTAAAGCAGAAAAAATTAGAAAAGTAGAATGA
- the metF gene encoding methylenetetrahydrofolate reductase [NAD(P)H] → MKITDHIKKADGKTLFSFEIIPPKKGNNIQDLYNNIDPLMEFNPPFIDVTTSREEYVYIDKGNGLLDRKITRMRPGTVGICAAIKHKYNVDTVPHVLCGGFTKEETEYVLVDCQYLGIDNVMALRGDAMSHQKYFKPNEGGNHFAKDLVAQINDLNSGKYLHNVVEADKSSDFCIGVAGYPEKHLEAPSLQTDLKRLKEKVDAGADYVVTQMFFDNQKYFAFVDAAKKAGINVPIIPGIKPIAVKRHLQLLPQVFRIDIPEPLITEVEKCKTNKDVRKVGIEFAIQQSKELLAAGVPVLHYYSMGKSDNVQAIASELF, encoded by the coding sequence ATGAAAATTACAGATCATATTAAAAAAGCAGACGGAAAAACATTATTTTCTTTTGAAATTATTCCGCCAAAAAAAGGAAATAATATTCAAGATTTATACAATAATATAGATCCGTTAATGGAGTTTAATCCGCCTTTTATAGACGTAACCACATCTAGAGAAGAGTATGTTTATATAGATAAAGGCAATGGTTTATTAGATAGAAAAATTACCAGAATGCGTCCAGGAACTGTGGGTATTTGTGCTGCAATTAAACATAAATATAATGTAGATACTGTGCCTCATGTTTTGTGTGGTGGTTTTACTAAAGAAGAAACTGAATATGTTTTGGTAGATTGCCAATATTTAGGGATTGATAATGTTATGGCTTTAAGAGGTGATGCTATGAGTCATCAAAAATATTTTAAACCTAATGAAGGTGGTAATCATTTTGCAAAAGACTTAGTAGCCCAGATAAATGATTTAAATAGCGGAAAATACTTGCATAATGTTGTTGAGGCTGATAAATCTTCTGATTTTTGTATTGGTGTTGCTGGTTATCCAGAAAAGCATCTAGAAGCACCTTCTTTACAAACGGATTTAAAACGTTTAAAAGAAAAGGTTGATGCTGGTGCAGATTATGTAGTTACACAGATGTTTTTTGATAATCAAAAGTATTTTGCGTTTGTAGATGCTGCTAAAAAAGCAGGTATTAATGTGCCAATTATTCCAGGTATTAAGCCAATTGCAGTAAAGCGTCATTTACAATTATTGCCACAGGTTTTTAGAATTGATATTCCAGAACCTTTAATTACAGAAGTAGAAAAATGTAAAACTAATAAAGACGTTCGTAAAGTTGGTATTGAGTTTGCGATTCAGCAATCTAAAGAATTATTGGCTGCAGGTGTACCGGTTTTACATTATTATTCTATGGGTAAAAGCGATAATGTTCAGGCAATTGCATCTGAGTTATTTTAA
- a CDS encoding aldose 1-epimerase, whose protein sequence is MYKVKTLSENGLSFIELQNSTKTTTAKICLEQGARLQELKFNDVYLIKEQPNFDYASSYASSILFPFASRIKDGKYRFHGADYQLNKNDAGKSALHGLVYDKKFDLFEPEEHQHCCFATFNYYEYELSEGFPFTYIISVTYTLFEDHLRMNVSVKNTDDKPFPFTLGWHPYFNCSDFKNSNLSFSSDKKVVFDKNLITKEVVAEKTPEVFNLEDKQLDDCFILNDNKVGFSTPDYKIEISQNSQENFLQLYTPKDVPVIAVEPMTGISDTFNNKIGIQVLEPGRTFSLNWNLKLIN, encoded by the coding sequence GTGTACAAAGTTAAAACCTTATCAGAAAATGGATTGAGTTTTATAGAATTACAAAACTCAACAAAAACCACCACAGCAAAAATTTGTTTAGAACAAGGAGCAAGATTGCAAGAGTTAAAATTTAATGATGTTTATTTAATTAAAGAACAGCCAAATTTCGACTATGCTTCATCTTATGCTTCGTCAATTTTATTTCCGTTTGCAAGTAGAATTAAAGACGGTAAATACAGGTTTCATGGCGCAGATTATCAACTCAATAAAAATGATGCAGGTAAAAGTGCCTTACATGGTTTAGTTTATGACAAAAAGTTCGATCTTTTTGAGCCAGAAGAACATCAACATTGTTGTTTTGCAACCTTTAATTATTATGAATATGAATTGAGCGAAGGTTTCCCTTTTACATATATTATTTCAGTTACTTACACACTTTTCGAAGATCATTTAAGAATGAATGTAAGTGTTAAGAATACAGATGATAAACCTTTTCCATTTACCTTAGGTTGGCATCCTTATTTTAATTGTAGCGATTTTAAAAACAGTAATTTATCTTTTAGTAGCGATAAAAAAGTTGTATTCGATAAAAACCTAATCACTAAAGAAGTTGTTGCAGAAAAAACACCAGAGGTTTTTAACTTAGAAGACAAACAATTAGATGATTGTTTTATTTTAAATGATAATAAAGTTGGCTTTTCAACACCAGATTATAAAATTGAAATATCACAGAATTCACAAGAGAATTTCTTACAATTATACACACCTAAAGATGTACCTGTAATTGCTGTAGAGCCTATGACTGGTATTTCTGATACTTTTAATAACAAAATCGGAATTCAGGTTTTAGAACCAGGGAGAACTTTTTCCTTAAACTGGAACTTAAAACTGATTAACTAA
- a CDS encoding winged helix-turn-helix domain-containing protein, with protein MDIVFLKSDSGKPKYKQIIASIEDAIVSGVLKKGDRLPSLNKIKNQHSLSRDTVLSAFNELKNRGIIHSVVGKGYYVSTENVNIEQKVFLLFDELNSFKEDLYNSFLQGLDENIQVDIFFHHFNKDVFAKLINDNIGKYSYYVIMPANLADTEKVIDNLPTEKVYILDQVHKSLSQYSAIYQNFEKDIFKGLSLMLMNIVKYEKVILVFSEEKQPKGILKGFQSFCNQYNITSEVIPSMKKRVIEKGEVYIVLEDKNLIRIIKNIKEKKLTLAKDIAIVSVNDNMLKEIVEGGITTISTDFKLMGKRLAEMILNKEQVKIENPSSLILRKSI; from the coding sequence ATGGATATTGTTTTTCTTAAAAGTGATTCTGGTAAACCTAAATACAAGCAAATAATTGCTTCTATAGAAGATGCTATTGTTAGTGGCGTGTTAAAAAAGGGAGATAGATTACCTTCTTTAAATAAGATTAAAAACCAACATTCACTTTCTAGAGATACTGTTTTGTCTGCTTTTAATGAGCTAAAAAATCGCGGAATTATACATTCTGTGGTAGGTAAAGGCTATTACGTATCAACAGAAAATGTAAATATAGAACAGAAGGTTTTTTTACTTTTCGATGAATTAAATTCTTTTAAAGAAGATTTGTATAATTCGTTTTTACAAGGTTTAGATGAAAATATTCAGGTAGATATCTTTTTTCATCATTTTAATAAAGACGTTTTTGCAAAGCTAATTAATGATAATATTGGCAAGTATAGTTACTACGTTATAATGCCTGCAAATTTAGCAGATACAGAAAAGGTAATAGACAATCTGCCAACCGAAAAAGTATATATTTTAGATCAAGTACATAAGAGTTTATCTCAATATTCTGCTATTTATCAAAATTTTGAAAAAGATATTTTTAAAGGTCTTTCTTTAATGCTGATGAATATTGTAAAATATGAGAAAGTAATTTTAGTATTTTCAGAAGAAAAACAACCTAAAGGTATTTTAAAAGGCTTTCAATCATTTTGTAATCAGTATAATATAACTTCAGAGGTTATTCCGTCTATGAAAAAGAGAGTTATAGAAAAAGGTGAGGTTTATATCGTTTTAGAGGATAAAAATTTAATAAGAATCATAAAAAATATCAAGGAAAAAAAATTAACTTTAGCAAAAGATATTGCTATTGTTTCTGTTAATGACAATATGCTTAAAGAAATTGTAGAAGGTGGTATTACCACAATTTCTACAGATTTCAAGTTAATGGGTAAAAGATTGGCAGAAATGATTCTTAATAAAGAACAAGTGAAAATTGAAAACCCTAGTAGTTTAATCTTAAGAAAATCTATATAA